A DNA window from uncultured Methanoregula sp. contains the following coding sequences:
- a CDS encoding class I SAM-dependent methyltransferase: MTGIKRDFDTAAQSWDENPGRVKLAGEVAFAIIDTIPLSPDMDVLDFGCGTGLLTLHLQPHVRSITGVDSSAGMTSILDEKIRFMNLRNAKTLTLDLDRGGLLSGRYHLAVSSMTFHHVQDIPHLLAQLHSVLLPGGWLCVADLDPDQGRFHDDNTGVFHFGFEREAQMAAFRHAGFEQVSCRTAATMTKVSSDGQSRSFSIALVSGRKPQ, encoded by the coding sequence ATGACCGGTATAAAACGGGACTTTGATACAGCAGCACAATCCTGGGATGAGAACCCGGGCCGGGTGAAACTGGCAGGCGAGGTTGCCTTTGCCATAATCGATACCATCCCGCTTTCTCCTGACATGGATGTGCTGGACTTCGGCTGCGGCACCGGTCTTTTAACCCTCCATCTCCAGCCGCACGTCCGCTCGATCACCGGTGTCGACAGTTCGGCCGGCATGACTTCGATCCTCGACGAGAAGATCCGGTTCATGAACCTGCGGAATGCAAAAACCCTTACCCTCGATCTGGACCGTGGGGGTCTTCTATCAGGCCGCTATCACCTCGCGGTGAGCAGCATGACTTTCCATCATGTCCAGGATATCCCGCACCTGCTCGCCCAGCTCCACTCTGTCCTGCTCCCGGGGGGCTGGCTGTGCGTTGCGGACCTTGATCCGGACCAGGGAAGATTCCATGACGATAATACAGGGGTCTTCCACTTTGGTTTTGAGCGTGAAGCCCAGATGGCGGCATTCCGGCATGCCGGTTTTGAACAGGTCAGCTGCCGTACTGCTGCCACCATGACAAAAGTC